CATCCTCAAGGGCGGCTGCGGGTACCGGGCCGAGGGCTCCGACTGGTACCTCGACGGCGGCCCGCAGCCCCCCGAGGTGTCGGTGAAGTTGCTGCTCACCGGCGCCGGCCTCACCCGGTCCACCTCGATCGGCTTCCGCTGCGCCGCCGACCTGCCGGGGGAGGCGTGATGACCGCGCCGCTGCACGGGGTCAAGGTCGTCGACCTGGCCACCCTCTTCGCCGGCCCGCTCGCCGCCGCGTTCCTCGGCGACTTCGGCGCCGACGTCATCAAGGTCGAGCACCCGGCCAAGCCCGACCCGTCCCGGGGACACGGCCCCGCCAGGGACGGCGTCGGCCTGTGGTGGAAGGTGCTCGGCCGCAACAAGCGCACCGTCACCTGCAACCTCTCCGACCCGGAGGGCGCCGAGCTGCTGCGCCGGCTGCTGGCTGACGCCGACGTGTTGGTGGAGAACTTCCGCCCCGGCACCCTGGAACGCTGGGGCCTCGGCCCGGACGAGCTGCACGCGGTCAACCCGCGGCTGGTGATCGCCCGGATCAGCGGCTTCGGTCAGCTCGGCCCGTACGCCCCCCGGCCCGGCTTCGGCACCCTCGCCGAGGCGATGAGCGGCTTCGCCGCCGCCACCGGCGAACCCGACGGGCCGCCCACCCTGCCCCCGTTCGGGCTGGCCGACTCGGTCACCGCCCTCGCCGCCGCGTACGCGGTCATGCTGGCCCTGCGCGGCCGCGACCTGACCGGCCGCGGCCAGGTCGTCGACCTGGCCATCATCGAACCCATCATGGCGATGCTCGGCCCGCAGATCACCTGGTACGACCAGCTCGGCTACGTCCAGCCCCGGCTGGGCAACCGGTCCAACAACAACGCCCCGCGCAACACCTACCGCTGCGCCGACGGCCGCTGGGTGGCCGTCTCGACCAGCGCGCAGAGCATCGCCGAGCGGGTTCTCCGGCTGGTCGGCCGCCCGGAACTGGTCGACGAGCCCTGGTTCGCCACCGGCAGTGGCCGGGCCGCGCACGCCGACGAACTCGACGCGGCGGTCGGCGCCTGGGTGGCGAAGCGGGACCGGGACGAGGTGGTGGCCGCGTTCGAGGCGGCCCAGGCGGCCGTCGCCCCCGTCTACGACGTCCGCGACATCCTCACCGACCCGCAGTACGCGGCGCTCGGCACCGTGGTCACCGTCCCCGACGAGGAGTTGGGCGAGGTCCGGATGCAGAACGTGCCGTTCCGGATGTCGGACAGCCCGGGGGAGATCCGGCACGCCGGCCGCCGCCACGGCCAGGACACCGACGAGGTGTTCCGCGCGCTCGGCCGCACCGACGACGAACTGGCCGCGCTGCGCGAGCGCGGGGTGATCTGATGCTGCTCACCTGGCTCTACGTGCCCGGCGACCGGCCCGACCGGTTCGCCAAGGCGGTCGCCTCCG
This sequence is a window from Micromonospora sp. NBRC 110009. Protein-coding genes within it:
- a CDS encoding CaiB/BaiF CoA transferase family protein, with the translated sequence MTAPLHGVKVVDLATLFAGPLAAAFLGDFGADVIKVEHPAKPDPSRGHGPARDGVGLWWKVLGRNKRTVTCNLSDPEGAELLRRLLADADVLVENFRPGTLERWGLGPDELHAVNPRLVIARISGFGQLGPYAPRPGFGTLAEAMSGFAAATGEPDGPPTLPPFGLADSVTALAAAYAVMLALRGRDLTGRGQVVDLAIIEPIMAMLGPQITWYDQLGYVQPRLGNRSNNNAPRNTYRCADGRWVAVSTSAQSIAERVLRLVGRPELVDEPWFATGSGRAAHADELDAAVGAWVAKRDRDEVVAAFEAAQAAVAPVYDVRDILTDPQYAALGTVVTVPDEELGEVRMQNVPFRMSDSPGEIRHAGRRHGQDTDEVFRALGRTDDELAALRERGVI